Proteins encoded in a region of the Pseudomonas sp. PDNC002 genome:
- a CDS encoding DUF5629 family protein: MTTTPYLLDQLETADMLLIDGLHAWQFELNEALLDQADAAAHADKPFASEDVVLQIESIDGRDRREWHFSYNQVMEASYQPEDQSWLLQAGEQQHRLCCLGAVAASGDDE; encoded by the coding sequence ATGACCACGACTCCCTACCTGCTGGACCAGCTGGAAACCGCCGACATGCTATTGATCGACGGCCTCCACGCCTGGCAGTTCGAGCTCAACGAGGCATTGCTGGACCAGGCCGACGCCGCCGCCCATGCGGACAAGCCCTTCGCCAGTGAAGACGTGGTGCTGCAGATCGAGTCCATCGATGGTCGCGATCGCCGCGAATGGCACTTCAGCTACAACCAGGTGATGGAGGCCAGCTACCAGCCCGAGGACCAGAGCTGGCTGCTGCAGGCTGGTGAGCAGCAGCATCGACTGTGCTGCCTGGGCGCGGTCGCCGCGAGTGGCGACGACGAGTGA
- a CDS encoding aldo/keto reductase — protein sequence MRTRELGLSGLKIPALVFGGNVFGWSADEATSFRLLDALLDAGLNCIDTADVYSRWVPGHEGGESETLIGKWLKKTGKRNQVLIATKAGMDMGNGHKGLSAVYIEQALGRSLKRLQTDYIDLYQSHCDDPHTSMEETMGAFAEAIETGKVRVIGASNLDAKRLREAREVCDRLKLPSYQSLQPNYNLYDRANYETNLEPTVQQLGLGVISFYSLAAGFLTGKYRSEADLGKSSVRGYKVKNFMNERGFAILDALEEVAGELKATPTQVALAWLMARPSITAPIASASKLEQLPDLIAATQLTLGDEATRRLDAASAY from the coding sequence ATGCGCACACGCGAACTCGGACTATCGGGCCTGAAGATTCCCGCGCTGGTCTTCGGCGGCAATGTGTTCGGCTGGTCCGCCGACGAAGCGACCTCCTTCCGCCTGCTGGACGCTCTGCTCGATGCCGGCCTCAACTGCATCGATACCGCCGACGTCTACTCGCGCTGGGTTCCCGGCCACGAGGGTGGCGAGTCGGAAACCCTCATCGGCAAATGGCTGAAGAAGACCGGCAAGCGCAACCAGGTGCTGATCGCCACCAAGGCCGGCATGGACATGGGCAACGGCCACAAGGGCCTGTCGGCGGTGTACATCGAGCAGGCCCTGGGCCGCTCGCTCAAACGCCTGCAGACCGATTACATCGACCTCTACCAGTCGCACTGCGATGACCCGCACACCTCGATGGAGGAAACCATGGGCGCCTTCGCCGAAGCGATCGAGACCGGCAAGGTACGGGTGATCGGCGCTTCGAACCTCGACGCCAAGCGCCTGCGCGAGGCCCGCGAGGTGTGCGACCGTCTGAAGCTGCCCAGTTACCAGAGCCTGCAGCCCAACTACAACCTCTACGACCGCGCCAACTACGAGACCAACCTGGAACCCACGGTGCAGCAGCTGGGTCTGGGCGTCATCAGTTTCTATTCGCTGGCGGCGGGCTTCCTCACCGGCAAGTACCGTAGCGAAGCGGACCTGGGCAAGAGCAGCGTGCGCGGCTACAAGGTGAAGAACTTCATGAACGAGCGCGGCTTCGCGATTCTCGATGCGCTGGAGGAAGTGGCCGGCGAACTGAAGGCAACCCCGACCCAGGTCGCCCTGGCCTGGCTGATGGCGCGGCCGAGCATCACCGCACCGATCGCCAGCGCCTCGAAGCTGGAGCAACTGCCCGACCTGATCGCAGCCACGCAGCTCACCCTGGGTGACGAGGCCACCCGGCGCCTGGATGCCGCCAGCGCCTACTGA